AAAAATCATAAAAGGAGCAGCTGAGTGACGGTGACGATGGAGACGCAGTAACAACTGAGAGATTCCCACCAACATGGAGATGCCTTTATAAGTTTTCAACAAGCTTCAGATCTGCTTCACCTTCTCCCTCTTCCTAATCCCCTTCTGATCGCTTAAACCCATTCTAAGCTccgacagagagagagaagaagaagaagaagatgcctaGGCCAGGTCCAAGACCTTACGAGTGTGTGAAACGAGCTTGGCATAGCGATCGTCACCAACCCATTCGAGGTTCCATCATCCGCCAGATCTTCAGGTTTCCCTCTCACCCTTTCTCAATTACTAAACTCTTTTTAATTAGGGTTTCTAAAACTTTTTGAGGGTTTCAGACTCGCCATGGAAGCACACAGTGCGGCTacgaagaagaacaaagaatgGCAGGAGAAGCTTCCTGTTGTCGTCTTGAAAGCCGAGGAAATCATGTACTCTAAATCCAACTCCGAGGTTCTTCTTATCTTACCtaagttgttttgttttttatgtttcatatcaGAATCTTCCTGACTTTGGTTTTTTAACATTAGGAAGAGTATACAGATGCTGATACTATGTGGAATAGAGTCAATGATGCTATTGACACCATTATTAGACGAGATGAAAGCACTGAGACTGGCCCTCTTTTGCCTCCTTGTGTTGAAGGTAACCTTTGCTTTCTTTCTTCTGTTAACTGTTTAGAAAGTTTGCATTATGTTGTTTATTTTGGTCTGTGATCAGCTGCTCTTAACCTTGGGTGCATTGCTGTAAGAGCTTCAAGAAGCCAACGACATAGTAACGTCAGGACTTACCTCTCTCCAAAATACCAACAACCTGTTTCTGCATCTGCTAATGAGCCGCAAAAGACTAACAAGCCAACCCATACCGCTCAACCTGCAATCCCAGTGGAGGTTCTTGAGGACAGCAACAACCGAGGAGCAGCGTTTTTACATGAAAAGCCATTGGCTAGAAAACTAGGGACTATCACTGCTGCTCCAGGTACAGCAGCACCAGCGCCAATGAACTTGGGTTCGGTGTATCCTTTGTATTATGGAGGTATTAATCAGACTCAGCAAGTGGACTTGTCTTCAAGAGTCCCTGAGACGCCTATAATCGTGGGCATGCCTGTTAGTATAAAGGCTCCGGAAGAAAGAACAGAGAGGTTCTGTGATTTGTCTTTGAGGCTTGGTGTATCTTCAGATCATCCACCCTCCACAACAATTGATGTTGGGTCTAGCCGGGCTTACAAAGGAAGAGACCAACAAGAGTTATGTTTATTCTCTGAGGTGAAGAAGAAACATGATTCGTTCTCAAATTACCAAGGTCAGCGTTCAGATTCGAGAgttaaaaaacacaaaacattttGTGGAGACTTCCTCTAGGGATTTTTTTGCTCAAAACTTGTAAAAGTCTCAGgtttattggttgatatattATGGACTCTCTAGATCGATTATCAAATCTACTCTGTTTACATAAATAGGCAATACGGATGAGAAAATTTCTTCACCAGTTTGGATTTTGTTAGTGGCAGTGCAAATCTCTTTAAACACATGTATCACAAATTCAAAGTCATTCTTAGTATACACTTGGGGCCAgacccaaaaaaataaacaatatcgAGATtccataagaaaaaaaaagagaactagattttgatatgTGTTTTAGCACCAATTATTTTTTGGATTGTAAACTAAGTTTGTGAATTACTATTTTGGAATTGGTGTACACTCTAGGCTTGAATATTTTACCGGATCtgaaaaatcaaaccaaaatcgACCCAAAAATATAGCTTTGGTTTTGTCTAGGAACTTGGcaaaatacatattttgttttttcttcgaTCCGCAGTCCTTTCCGTTTGATTATGAGTCCTACCCGAGACCTGAtcgggtatccaaaatatttaaaatattttgtgtatattagttatatttggGTATTTCATATATGTTTGCAGTATTATGAAtacttttttaagttttggattGAGATTTCTAATTGTAGTTTCGAGTTTCTGgtaaaatttcaaacttttaaaaatatattttgggtattatcattttttaaaaggtATTTTCGGTTCCTCGGATTAGATTTATggtaaacttttgttttttgggTATTTGCGTACTCTCAGGTATTCATTTTTGTGTTTCAGATATTTTTCGTGTTCAATAATTTTGGTGTTTCAGGTATTTCGAGTCATTTTCGAGTCCTAATATATCCAAATTAATTTGTACCCATTACTTATCCAAAATcatactatatattaattgagaagtgGTTAAGTAGATTTTGCTTATGTATCATTCATAGGTGGAGTTTAGaattaattctcttaatttgattggttgtcgttatttaaattttcatttatttaattaagttttttaaaagaaaactaatctTATAATTACCTAATCTAATCTATATTACCAATCAAACAATTAAATATCGTAAATATTGATGAGttaacataatttatttatggaaaaagataaatatcatagattatattatagatatttagaaaatacataTGATACtatagaaataattttataaatgatttcaagcatatttttattagttagtTTATTAATAGTGAATACAATAAATCTTATGTCTAATTAACTTAAACctaataatatttcttatacacactatatatttttctaaagaaTATGTCCAATGAATGCAAAACTGtcaaatatacaattttaaaaaattagtcatttttcaatgaCAAATATTGATGGTATAGTTGAGTTACCATTTCTAGAAAtgattaaattatttgtttatttgaaaacataaaaattatatgctAAATcgttaaaaataatactaataaattaaaaggtttattataatataaaattaaaaagcaGAATATTATACTAATATGAGACTAGAGTTAATACTTTATAATATGATTATAATAAAACTGCATGGTAAGtggttaaataaatattaatcaataaaaactttattataatataaGCATTATATTAATACGAGACTAGAGTTAATACTctatcatataatttatataactttGATCATAAAAAAATTGGCATGCTCATTTttaaataggaaagaaaaagaagactTAAAACACAAGTGAAGAATAATAAAGCTTGCTTGttgtatttttggttattttaaattttacattcttaattttcattt
The sequence above is drawn from the Raphanus sativus cultivar WK10039 unplaced genomic scaffold, ASM80110v3 Scaffold0934, whole genome shotgun sequence genome and encodes:
- the LOC130503402 gene encoding uncharacterized protein LOC130503402, with translation MPRPGPRPYECVKRAWHSDRHQPIRGSIIRQIFRLAMEAHSAATKKNKEWQEKLPVVVLKAEEIMYSKSNSEEEYTDADTMWNRVNDAIDTIIRRDESTETGPLLPPCVEAALNLGCIAVRASRSQRHSNVRTYLSPKYQQPVSASANEPQKTNKPTHTAQPAIPVEVLEDSNNRGAAFLHEKPLARKLGTITAAPGTAAPAPMNLGSVYPLYYGGINQTQQVDLSSRVPETPIIVGMPVSIKAPEERTERFCDLSLRLGVSSDHPPSTTIDVGSSRAYKGRDQQELCLFSEVKKKHDSFSNYQGQRSDSRVKKHKTFCGDFL